The Nitrososphaerales archaeon genome includes a window with the following:
- the pdxT gene encoding pyridoxal 5'-phosphate synthase glutaminase subunit PdxT produces the protein MKDIRIGILSIQGDIEESLSMTNRALNELASKGTAVPVKYAEEIANIDGLVLPGGESTVIGTLANLSGATHLIKDRIQDGMPVMGTCAGMIMLAKRAYDRVVGETKQQLLHILDITVERNAFGRQNDSFEAELNIPLIGKEHFAGVFIRAPIVKEMRNGEAITTLNNKVVAVKHGSVIATAFHPELSGDTRLHKYFVQLVIDYLNTNAIS, from the coding sequence ATGAAGGATATACGGATAGGCATACTCTCAATACAAGGAGACATAGAGGAAAGTCTTTCTATGACCAATCGGGCATTGAATGAACTGGCGAGTAAGGGAACCGCTGTACCAGTAAAATATGCTGAGGAAATTGCCAATATAGATGGTTTAGTTCTTCCAGGTGGAGAAAGTACAGTTATTGGTACCCTCGCCAACTTAAGTGGTGCTACACATTTGATAAAGGATCGCATACAAGATGGTATGCCGGTAATGGGTACCTGTGCTGGGATGATAATGCTCGCAAAACGTGCCTATGATAGGGTGGTTGGGGAAACAAAGCAGCAGTTACTCCATATATTGGATATTACCGTAGAGAGAAACGCTTTCGGCAGACAGAACGATTCCTTTGAGGCAGAATTGAATATACCCCTGATAGGGAAGGAGCATTTTGCTGGTGTATTCATAAGAGCTCCGATAGTGAAGGAAATGAGGAATGGTGAAGCAATTACAACACTGAACAATAAAGTAGTCGCCGTGAAGCATGGAAGTGTTATAGCAACGGCATTTCATCCAGAGCTGTCTGGCGATACTAGACTGCACAAGTACTTCGTTCAGCTGGTAATTGATTACTTGAATACTAATGCAATTTCGTGA